The sequence atctagatgctatactcctattgatgcagcccagaattgcattggcttttttagttgCCGCGTCACacttggctcatgtcaagtttgtggtcaaccaagactcctagatccttttcacatgtagtgctctcaagccaggtgtcacccatcttgtatttgtgcctctcattttttttgcccaagtgcaatactttacatttctccctgttaaaattcatcttgtttgttttggcccagttctctaatctgtcaaggttgttttgaagtgtgatcctgtcctctggggtgttagccacccctcccagtttggtgtcatctgcaaatttgatcaggatgcccttgagtccatcatccaagtcgttgataaagatgttgaataatcTGTACACGATTACCTTGTAGCAAGCAGATGGATGGCTTGTGTTTCATGAAAGCTTTGCTGCAGAACACCTATTTCCTGTTTGTGGGGCAGGAGATTGATTTGGGATGGGGGACGATTGCAGTCGCGCTAGAAATTCATAAAGAAATTGCCACTCTTTATGAATACACAAACGACTGAAAACTGAACTGCTCTCCAGCCCTGCCCCGCCTTAAATATCCAGGGATAGGTGTGCTGTTCTACTTACTAGATAGACAgtaggtgtggggaactttttgCTAGTATCCCAACACTTTTAGCCCAtcacatgttgctgaactataactcccattggATGCAGCAAacctggccaatggccaggggtggtgggagttgtagttcagcagcattagGAAGTCCAAAAATGCCTCCCTCCTGCTCTATAGCTTTCCCCAACCTACTGGCCTCCAGTGCTTggtgctacaactcccaccagcttgTGTCAGAATGCAGGAGTGCTAGTCCaaagcatctagagggcaccaggttggagacgGTGGGTCCGCTacactaaaaacaaaaaagcaagagtTTTAAGGCACCTTCAGTCCCAATGTTGTTATGCAAGAAGTTTCTTGTTGACCACAATCTGGTTTCATTGCATACACCGGGTGTGAGGTGCTTTTGATTCTCCAGAAGCTGCTCATCATGCCTAGTCCTTAGCCAGGCTTGCTAGGGCTGATCAGAGTGGCAGTTTGGCTACATCAGCTACATCTACTCTTCCTAATGGTGATTCCCAGCATGTGGTGTTCAAAGGTATATTGTCTCCAGCAGCAAAGGTAGATCATAGCACTTGTGGCTGGTAGTGGTATTCTCCATGGTAGTCTTATTCTGCCGATCATTAATCCCTATGGAGGACATGACGTCATGCCAAAGAACCATCTGGTCCAGGCCAGCAGTGTTCTTATAGAGGCCCACCAGTGGAGGGATGCCTAGATGAAGCCTGGGAGAGACATGATagttgtcttcaaatatctgaaggagcgtctccacccccatcgttctacccagactctgaggtccagtgccaagggccttctggcggttccctcactgcgagaagccaagttacagggaaccaggcagagagccttcttggtagtggcacccgccctgtgggttaaaccacagagcctagggcttgctgatcagaaggtcggcggttcgaatccctgcatcggggtgagctcccattgcttggtccctgctcctgccaacctagcagtttgaaagcacatcaaagtgcaagtagataaataggtaccgctccggtgggaaggtaaacagcgtttccgtgcactgctctggtttgccagaagcggcttagtcatgctggccacatgacctggaagctgtacgccggctccctcgcccaataaagcgagatgagcgccgcaaccccagagtcagtcatgactggacctaatggtcaggggtccctttacctttaaccaagtgACGACATCGCCACCTCTCGTGGCAGGGGATCCTATGCATTTCTTTTGCATATCAAAACTGGGCTCCTAACATAGCTGTGACTGAAGGGGCAAGAGGGAtaaaaatgaaacacacacaactCCTTCATCTGCTCGAAGGAATGTTTTTATTTGGGTAGCTTGTTTCGTATTGATCTTATTTCATGTTAGTGACTCGGGAGAGCAGTTAGGATTTTAAAAACAAGTGCTTCGAAACATCCAGTTAAAATGAGTCTAAAAGTTCTGAAAATGGCAAGTACTTGTTTTCTTTAAAGTCCACCCCCACGTTAGCACCATTTCTAAAGACAGAATCAACGCACAGCATCATTGTTAAAAGGGGATTTCTACAACTACGGGCAGCACATTCCGGCTTCATTCACAAAACTGGctacaccaggggttgtcaacctggtccctaccagcCACTTGttggcgtttcaggattctaggtgggcggtagggggttctacggcacaagatgaatcctccttccatcaaacactggtggaaattttaaggaaattttaccatcaagaaagatgcattactggacggtaggtataaaaaggttgactactccTTGGTTACACAACGGAGGGCTGCTCAAAGCTTTGCAGCTGTGCTTGGCAACCTTTTTGCTCCTGCAGTCTGATGTAACTGACTGGAGGTTTGCCGAGGAACTGCTGGGCCAACCATAGCACCTGGCGGGTTGCATTCGCCTCAGTGGGCCACACAAGGCAAGATCCTGCTCTAATGCACAGCAAGTCTTTCATCTTCAAACAGGTCCAGCGGGGGAGTCCCGCCTGCAGAGGAAGCGGCTCCGTCGTCCATTACTTCtcacgacaacaacaacaacaatcaaagtCCTTAACTTTAAAACACAACAGACAAAATTCACAACAGGTTTGGACTAATTCCtaccctccctccttttctgcgAGGCAACTACGCCCACGAAAGCTGCCCCCTTACTGAGAATGGTTCAGCACATGGCTGTGCTCCTCACTGCTTTTCCTCCAGTTCCTCATCCGCCGTCAAAAGGTCTTCCTCGTCTTCCAGATCCAAGTCCTCCCTCGACCCCATGGCGCCTTGCGAGGAGGGCAGGTCTCCCAGAGAGAGCCTCCAGTCTTGCGGGACGAGGTGGCGATTCTTTCGGATGAAGGTCAGCATCTTCACGTTGGCCGGGGAGAGGTCCCTGGGGTGCCCCCTGTCCACCAACGAACTGGCACTGCCGGAGACGTCTTCGGAGGGCACCGACGTGGGCGGGCACCCAAAATGGAACAGGGCCACCTTGAAGAGGGCCGGCCAGACCCCCATCTTCCCCTGCCAGTACAGCATGGGGTCGGCGTTCTCCCCAATGTGGTCCACGTTGTCGTGGAGATACTCCTCCATCTCCCGCAGGGCCGCCGCCGCCCCTCCCTCGGACGCCAGGCCCATGGCGGGGTCACTCTTGGTAATCGCCCGCCAGCGCTTCATGGTGAACTGCCACGCCGCCGAGCCGGGGGGTCCGCTGGAGCCACTGGGCTGCTGCGGGGACGAGCGCCCCATCGGGGAGAAGTCGGCGTCGGGCCCCGGAGGTACGTAGGACCTGGTGGCCAAGTCGAGGATGTGCTCCCTCAACATGGCTGCATCGCCCGTGTCAGCCCCGCCTAGCTTCATGGTGGTGATGTCCCTGAAGCGGGGGTCGAGGAAGGCGGCCACCCGGCAGATGAGGGTGCCCTTCATCTCGCTCAACTGGTTTTGGGCTTCCAGGCAGTCCAGGGCCTGTGTGGTGAGGTGGGCCGCCGTGTTGTTGTTCTCCTGGTAGTACCTGGTCCTCAAGGCCCGCAGCTGCTCCTCCAGGAACCATAGCAGAGGGAGAGCCTGGCAGAGTGTGGCGTCTGGGCGGGTGACCAGCGTGGCAGCATCGTCAAAGGGCTTGAGGATCTCCACCAAACACTTCACCACCTTCCAGTCCGGCGGCGTCAGGTGCAGCAAGGCGGCCTCCTCGTCTTGCTCGAAGATGGCGCTGACGGCTTGCCGCTCCCGGTAGAGGCTCTCCAGCATCCGCAGCGTGGAGTTGGATCTCCGGGGAGGCTCTTGCCCCGCCGGCTGCCGGTGCGAGCCCAGTATGGCCTGTGCCTCCAGCAGGCGCCGCCGGACCACCGTCGAGTGCTTGTAGCGGGTGCAGATCCTCCGGGACGTCTTCAGCAGCCGGTCGACGTGGGCGTCGGCCGCCAAGAAGGCCTTCACCACCAGCTTCAGGCAGCGCGCCAGGCAAGGGACGTACTTGAGGCGCAGCTCGCGTATGGCCTTCGCCGTGTTGGCCCCGTCGTCCAGGACCACGCCCCCGGTCTTCAGGTCGTAGAGCCAGTCTTGAAGCACCTCCCTCAGCTTGTGGCAGATGTTCTCGGCTGAGCAGGGCCCCTCAAAGGCACACACCGACAAGGTGGCGTGATGCCGCGAGAGGACGCCCGCCGACTCGGCCACCCAGTGCCCCGTCACCGACATGTAGGAGGCAGTCTGCCGGCCCGACCAGGTGTCTATGGCGATGTGGACCGTACGGCCCACGCTGCCCACCACCGCTTGGCGGACAGCTCGGGACACCACTTTGGACAGCTCGGGCACAGCCTTTGTGGCGAAGAACGCGCGCCCAGGGATTTTCCAGCGGGGCTGGGCGGTGGCCATCAGCCGGCGGAACCCGTCGCTTTCCACGTACGACGGGGGCTGCATGTCCACGGCAAGCATCCAGGCCGTTTCGGAAGCCAGCTGGATGGCTGCTGAGTGCGTTGGCGGGTAGTACGGCTGGTTCCTCTCCTGGCGCGCGGGCTGGAAGGCCGGGGCAGGTGGCTCGGTCACCACGATGGTCGGGCCGTGTTGCCTCTCCTTCAGGGGCATCAGAGGCGAAGGAGGGACCACAGCGACACCCGGCAAGTGCAGCCCGTGGTGCACCTTCAGGTGTTTGTGGAGGGCCGTGGTGCCAGGGCGGGTGCCCCCGTCCTTGCCCCTGCGCACCCGCTTCTGGCAAGTGCTGCAGACGGCCACGCACGGCTCCCTGGGATCCAGGGTGAAATAATCCCACACGGCCGAGGTGGTTTTCTTGGGGGCGTGCGTGGGGATGCCGTCCACCACCAGCACTTCCCGCTCGCGCCCACGcttgtgatggtggtggtgggaagaggCCGAGACGTGCGTCATGGGGGTGAAGAAATGAACCATCTCGATGCCTGCCCTGCCCATGGTGCCGGCGGGCATGTAGGTCCCTGGAGGAGCAGACTGTGGGTGGAGGACGTGGGGCGGGGAGAACGACACTCTCTCAATGACCTCCTCTCCGTCGTCGTCCTCCTCCTTCTTGAGGTACGAGAGCATCTCTTGAGCCTCGGGGTGGCCGGGCTCCTTCGCCCCCAGCTGGTTGGACACCGCTGGAGAGAAAGCGCCCAGCTCTGCCGCATCCTCGTCCTCCTCGTCTTCTTTCTCCTTCAGGTAGGAGAAGAGGTCGTGCACGGTTGTCGTCGACGGGccgggctcctcctcctccttcatcgcCGGCTGCAAAGAAACCGCTGGGGCAGCCATGACGGGGAACGGTTCCCGGGAAACACCAGCCTCCGGCGCGCCCGAGAAGTGAGGCTCCTGGAGGTGGATGGCCACGCCTCTCCGGGAAAAAGTCGCCAGCTGGGCTCTTCTGCCCCGGCCGCGCCTTGGCATCATGGCAGAGGAGCCCtgggaaggggaggaaaaggaacacAAGCATTTCACTCCAGACAGGCTCCCTCTGATCACGCAGAAGCCCAGCGGCTTCTTTTAAAAGCAGACACTCAAATGCAGGAAACAATGTGCTGTCCCGCCTTTATCTCCCCTTCCATACCCACAACTTTTCACACCGCAAGGGTGGGACATCCTTGTCAGCTCAAGGTTCTCATTACCATCTGGGCAATCTTTCATTGAACATAATATCTGATGGCCTATTAAATGTGTTCCAAAATTGTTACTGCTTTGCTACTGTTTTTAACATAGAATAGTAGAGCTGtgtgggaccctgagggtcatctatgggaaccccctgcaatgcaggaatcttgcccaccGCTGTCCCTTGGTAGgctcaaccttctggttaacaggcaGGTGCATCGACCCATTGTGCCATTATGTATTTTCTGCGCTGTTTTTTCTCGTGAACTGCCCTTAGATCTACCGATGAAGAGcagtagggttagggttagggttctcaatattctctggttggcctgttattttctcctaacaATAGgtaacctacgtaaggactctatatcggctcttggataccccataagggaaaaagagcAGATTTGTTTACAACACCACTGAGTGGGAGCAATGGCCAGAGAATCCTACTGATTCTTGGGAGCAGGAAAATGGTAAATAAATGGGGTTGGGTGGGTATAGAGGGGGGCATACAGTGGGGCTGAAATCCTCCATCATAGCTCTTCACACACTATTTTGTTGCTAGTTAcatgtaggtagccgtgttggtctgccgtagtcgaaacaaaataaaaaaattccttccagtagcaccttagagaccaactaagtttgttgttgctatgagttttcgtgtgcttagttgttctctaaggtgctactggaaggaatttttttattttattttgttgctgaCTCCATTTGCCCCAGTTATTTTCTTATGGTGCTACTTCATGCTCATGGCATTTTGCAAAGAGAGATAGGTCAGATCTGCCTCCAAGAGGCttacaattcagtggtaccttggttctcaaatgtcttggtactcaaacaacttggaacccaaacactgcaaacccatgttgtaaacaaaaattgcccttttcccttatggagtATCCaaaagcccatatagagtccttacataggttccctattggtaggagaaaataacagaggccaaccagagactattgagaaacaaagcagctagtaagcttgatctttattgatctgttgcaacagggtgctcccctcacccgcaggaaaggaggaggtacccagaacaatggcgcgcaaggccttatatagacttttgaaattgctaccctgtagatcaagaccacccccagaaacatcatacatcacagaaggggtgtagctcaagaccaccaccccatatacatcatacctacatcacagaagaggtggtctaaaacagaaatttgaatgttgtatttctcctgtcgttgtttatctcctgtctggcaggttacttgactggattgcctggggaacctggccagtcttttgtaatgataaatacttagttcctgggccaggtcacaagCTCACACCCTATTcgtatcttaaatgtgcccttaagacagggtttgtgaaggaaaagacaatggggaggtttcccactttgaccttgcagagaaatcatttgctcagtttgggaatcaaaatagtttcaggttggtcttcctgcgCTGATCTacgtacgtgcttggttggtacacttatgaacatttaacatatacctAAGACCTCAACATTCCTATcacacccagaagtaagtgttcctgtttgccaacttttttcagaagccgaatacGCACCGTTTTgggtgttacgcttccgatttgaatGACACACTTCCGTTTTGCGTGTTACGCTGAGATCTGTCtgcttttgttatttattttgcatttttgaggCTCTTCTTTTGCTGActgtgtggagcccagttcagccactgattgattgattgattgactgcagtacattgtttattgctttcattttatggatcaatggtctcgttagatagtaaaattcatgttaaattgttattttaggggttgtttttcaaagtctggaacggattaatccgttttgcatcactttctatgggaaagcgcgccttggttttggaacgctttggttttggaatggacttccggaacggattaagtttgagaaccaaggtaccactgtatagaagtcctctattttcattggagaaatgttggagggggtgtTAGTATCGTCTACTGCCAGCAGATCTCCGGGGATTTTGGCCAGGCAGGTGACATCCCCAGCCCTAAGTCCCTATGCGCCTTCTACATGCATAGCACATGCTtcactgctgagctacagcccttggtGGTAGAGGTGCCGCTACTCTAGAAGTAACTCCCTCTCTTGTGAAATTCACCAAGCGTAGCCTTTTGCAGACCTCCTCCAGGAGCAGAAACAAAACATTCCAATCTCCAAAGGTGTTTAAAGCTGGTTGGCAAATCCCAGCACCAATTTCCTTTCCTAGCACCTTGACCAGAAGCTTTTGGATAGCAGGAACAATGAAGCCTGCACCTTGTTGggctccaaactcccccccccagccccagccagcatgcccaatggtcaggaaggatgggagccagagtgcagcagcatctggagaaacagagggaaacccccccccccacttttgttcATATCTATCTATTCTGATTGTCTATCGACATactgttttgaattgtttttcaatattgcttttttaatgctgtaacccgcCCTGTGCACTTAGGGTTAAAGGCAGGTAATTAATAAACGAAGGAACAATATTGTTTCATTTAACCAGTTAAAAGTCTTTCAACGTGAAGGGAAGCAGGATAGAAAAGTTTCCCCTCACATAGGAAATGTAGAGAGACTAGCtctagcctaccttacagggttgttgtaatttattttttatagaaGCTAGAGAAATATGCGTGAAATCTAAAACGTTGCTGCTAAAGAGaacaacagataaataaataaatttaaaaaagggggggaatcacCGTTGCTacgccttccccctccctcctccccgaaGGAGTATTC comes from Podarcis raffonei isolate rPodRaf1 chromosome 13, rPodRaf1.pri, whole genome shotgun sequence and encodes:
- the LOC128399616 gene encoding zinc finger BED domain-containing protein 6-like, which encodes MMPRRGRGRRAQLATFSRRGVAIHLQEPHFSGAPEAGVSREPFPVMAAPAVSLQPAMKEEEEPGPSTTTVHDLFSYLKEKEDEEDEDAAELGAFSPAVSNQLGAKEPGHPEAQEMLSYLKKEEDDDGEEVIERVSFSPPHVLHPQSAPPGTYMPAGTMGRAGIEMVHFFTPMTHVSASSHHHHHKRGREREVLVVDGIPTHAPKKTTSAVWDYFTLDPREPCVAVCSTCQKRVRRGKDGGTRPGTTALHKHLKVHHGLHLPGVAVVPPSPLMPLKERQHGPTIVVTEPPAPAFQPARQERNQPYYPPTHSAAIQLASETAWMLAVDMQPPSYVESDGFRRLMATAQPRWKIPGRAFFATKAVPELSKVVSRAVRQAVVGSVGRTVHIAIDTWSGRQTASYMSVTGHWVAESAGVLSRHHATLSVCAFEGPCSAENICHKLREVLQDWLYDLKTGGVVLDDGANTAKAIRELRLKYVPCLARCLKLVVKAFLAADAHVDRLLKTSRRICTRYKHSTVVRRRLLEAQAILGSHRQPAGQEPPRRSNSTLRMLESLYRERQAVSAIFEQDEEAALLHLTPPDWKVVKCLVEILKPFDDAATLVTRPDATLCQALPLLWFLEEQLRALRTRYYQENNNTAAHLTTQALDCLEAQNQLSEMKGTLICRVAAFLDPRFRDITTMKLGGADTGDAAMLREHILDLATRSYVPPGPDADFSPMGRSSPQQPSGSSGPPGSAAWQFTMKRWRAITKSDPAMGLASEGGAAAALREMEEYLHDNVDHIGENADPMLYWQGKMGVWPALFKVALFHFGCPPTSVPSEDVSGSASSLVDRGHPRDLSPANVKMLTFIRKNRHLVPQDWRLSLGDLPSSQGAMGSREDLDLEDEEDLLTADEELEEKQ